In Drosophila willistoni isolate 14030-0811.24 chromosome XR unlocalized genomic scaffold, UCI_dwil_1.1 Seg41, whole genome shotgun sequence, the following are encoded in one genomic region:
- the LOC6643126 gene encoding uncharacterized protein LOC6643126 isoform X2 — protein sequence MESSSTTNNGSGKRGKKGRRARPTSGTNHEQHHPWDEVSLPGAGTGPTEQPTILLINGIADESQLKDKQSKAAALKLALDSSSSSNSNSNSTSNEQPSFVNPATVPTTPGGSHLLDFESHLIEDVNAVGSGVGINELTPIEQELRQGTSKVETDDASHVIEVEPAGVQIKQAISTPAPAHHIAEVDETATATLESVRLTAEQLVDEIERELIVTLSKNVDEAKTEHDNQVKRELNELNSLTQQVDAQLNELTSILKVKPQPDIVLEIPEIAKPSSSASLSPSPTTSAFLSIPATQELKLVEIPTPKTEAEEQQRKEFIDSLPQIEQNPLDRETDAQRLSADCKREYYQSLKKYLLHSSLERPPVPLQTYRWEDLRRARERGGYPWTHLYKRPLGPDEQPEIVLLLRKSQELRFKSESPKSLKKVRYDEQVLVKETERYIQDLSEDEALGNTTDDSSEESESDTESDRENHNEDALSECISCVSDSVLAVGGHAKPRKTNRLAQIRDIIKRRRSGRTQEDAQSLPSRQSSLHELAPPPGPLVPNTEKPISTNRNKSKQSFDIMKKLKSLAERQKKRLNIKRVTLKKDEKIVLGEQQKIMKLKASPKSDRGEIPHFIEKQDSDDILELVEYDESPCRKRNKEEQEQDELPSTSGSNVPQPEEIIELPVEKEEPAAPTVEAEVEEGVKESEDESKENEAPPTKTPRLRREHVYEEIGHADVPEQPIIELDSIKKSLTRQDNLALDDIEAGKPLPLDRMGSSEEDPVAAAAAGDKSGAFLAPLSSIDSTSSDEAERARLAQLSPVAEESDEPTDMSDLRPSLKKEASPAPSDKKVTFSHVEDEAEPHREDIELPEDILEAASNAAKWKNESDHEYEPVGGESLTSAAPSPYNGTSPSLQLPIPMDIDGQLSSAATTPRTESRTDYEIHTSQVDSSALEELPLQPENRKKGFMATAQDRTKKMQDGLRQQAGKLRTKLRTAQQSKPKPKPISGSPKAKAKERRRFKAPEFSKIKMPEIKRPDMSKLKELKRPEFTKFNKPDMSKFKLPEKFSTLKLRRSKSFKENETETPTDETATAGGEATGGGQQPSAPKKKFEFNFGTYPRAFRKKKPEPEAVSPVIESSLGTEGLSLSVIPSTETQPSQTSTSSPQGDRGPGPVRSRWADKFSDVSYNDSEGSRYRRYGSELESFDRESSLERRMKEDLEGVEEDTASEAQPQTQMGILGGVADSKQFAEFDEENRAIHEISSQRSREFKRRPMVHQDSDLRSEDSRDAEGWTEKDIQKNKLLRKAELEAEAGYYKYQDRQDAQSTASSGKKVVMEPIDDDEFFLRKRGISEDNIQLRQYISAAIREGYDMPNALQHVGHSEEQVRSEEYGDYDVPPPKPRRLHRNYRPEYEDSQEFQRSEYGDDLSMSQNGSDFLPKRPLRKARSRSKYSVDGSQDIPLADGASSIQYFDDDEEYLRPPTRDEQQHTTESEQALNNLNYSEKGAETALEETDAVAVVQQPRPQAPRRQKRRTRDDASVEKDTDSFINGFGGRSVSNTFLQPQEDVIVYRTEHEYHHVPLATPENFTDGASARTQRSEDDRTSRGADSLILDMHTKVKPEQQNNDNVPRNVDDEKFVIDMLESDGYAVVRKEPLPKPTPPARRKKFTRSPGERFATLPSIRGSRGSPPPARPPPPQQYIPSEDSPLVFRRRSATSLEEIHNTPLLKSNYEAQPQQEVKEEDDYEEPGAYGRPESPRSNLQSGEVINKMKFRPLPPPPRPPREKRSTRGGSGTLDSYEDSERVASSSTADSYDQGEFEVEVSTQTDPLPDDFVCEEFEITEDMKIIEPRRSTGSGNKTLEDLLRSVQAEDHDEVDSSRVLTEDEQLAKGLQRFRDANQRSLSERSRASSQADRSKSLSRPQTPSSAVVIERRVPTPSLTQGEEDATVQASLIVRPISAADLEDEELRREEEELRREGLLSDSSVQSKSDVETAGEEEDHGELGLSDYGASSADLDAAVEQLQHAQLESDYESKLEDDEVERTLRESEYEDDPGEKYSDHYEEDEEETFDKQLTEQELDEALEKQLQEEMEKELAAYRQKEKELALALALADEGHPLSEEEQALSDVEQPLTEGEQNIHSESELEPEPLALQVEEPIIKTIAIEPTEAEVELKFVATLPTEAKYSQEDVDIEEEAVPLPPPRRKSTTTLDTTAPTTGLTIAEQISREVTPVQSLQQSPPESLPSRLAELEVERLRVHALQAGQIQVSQLHGNQIIADDLECKSGGLVVKNIELPPGFIEDIVERVREQRPSLLSSETQTSRQASSEPATSDVEPPTKPPRQSKTTESTSPPNLDEQTQTDTGILPLPPPPAVYPSVEYLQSLAPLAFYNLQRSAEAEQAETTAERKAPHKCRRRHVHEPIDLDSGSDVEEQLVERPRSRSRSRRSRTRSATQPLEEYDDDQPKTVVQAGGQFISACSLELVNIINQLTNYVRGETVEPQQQPRISALMVLFILITFGILVFLLTGRQVHTHHWDYFNPPGNEGRQT from the exons ATGGAGTCCTCCTCCACTACCAACAATGGCAGTGGCAAACGGGGCAAAAAAGGACGCAGAGCCAGGCCAACATCCGGCACTAATCATGAACAGCATCATCCATGGGATGAAG TGTCGCTACCTGGCGCTGGAACTGGCCCCACTGAGCAGCCGACCATACTATTGATCAACGGCATTGCCGACGAATCCCAGTTGAAAGACAAACAGAGCAAGGCAGCCGCTTTGAAGCTTGCCCTCgacagtagcagcagcagcaatagcaacagcaacagcaccaGCAACGAACAACCATCATTTGTGAATCCAGCAACAGTGCCCACCACACCGGGTGGCTCACATTTATTGGACTTTGAATCTCATCTGATCGAAGACGTCAACGCTGTGGGCAGTGGCGTGGGCATTAATGAACTGACCCCCATTGAGCAGGAGCTGAGACAAGGTACTTCCAAAGTTGAGACAGACGATGCTTCGCATGTAATCGAAGTGGAACCGGCTGGTGTTCAAATCAAACAAGCCATATCGACTCCAGCACCCGCTCATCATATCGCTGAGGTAGACgaaacggcaacggcaacattAGAGTCAGTGCGTCTAACTGCAGAGCAACTGGTAGATGAAATCGAACGTGAGCTAATCGTAACGCTTAGCAAAAATGTAGATGAGGCCAAGACTGAGCACGACAATCAGGTCAAACGTGAGCTCAACGAGTTGAACTCGCTCACACAACAGGTGGATGCCCAGCTAAATGAGCTCACTAGCATACTTAAGGTCAAACCTCAGCCGGATATTGTTTTAGAGATACCGGAAATAGCTAaaccatcatcatcagcatcattgTCACCATCACCAACAACTTCGGCATTTTTGTCGATACCTGCCACCCAGGAGTTAAAACTGGTGGAGATACCAACGCCCAAAACTGAGGCGGAAGAACAACAACGAAAGGAATTCATCGATTCATTGCCACAAATCGAACAAAATCCCTTGGATAGGGAAACGGATGCTCAGCGTCTCTCGGCGGACTGCAAAAGGGAGTATTATCAGTCTCTCAAGAAGTATCTATTGCACAGCAGTCTAGAGAGGCCACCAGTGCCACTGCAAACCTATCGCTGGGAAGATTTACGCAGAGCAAGGGAACGG GGTGGCTATCCTTGGACGCATTTGTATAAACGCCCGTTGGGACCTGACGAGCAGCCAGAGATTGTTCTTCTATTGCGCAAATCTCAGGAGCTACGCTTCAAATCAGAATCACCAAAGTCTTTGAAGAAAGTACGCTATGACGAGCAGGTTCTAGTAAAGGAAACCGAGCGCTATATTCAAGATCTATCCGAGGACGAGGCTTTGGGTAATACAACCGACGATAGTAGTGAGGAATCCGAATCGGATACCGAATCGGATAGGGAGAACCATAACGAAGACGCTCTGAGTGAGTGTATTTCTTGTGTTTCGGATTCCGTATTGGCTGTCGGTGGACACGCCAAGCCAAGAAAGACGAACCGCCTGGCCCAGATACGGGACATTATCAAACGCCGACGCAGCGGGCGAACACAAGAGGACGCCCAATCTCTGCCAAGCAGACAGAGCAGCCTGCACGAATTAGCGCCACCACCGGGTCCCCTGGTTCCCAACACAGAAAAGCCCATTTCAACAAATCGCAACAAGTCCAAGCAAAGCTTTGACATTATGAAGAAGTTAAAGAGCCTGGCTGAGCGCCAAAAGAAACGTTTGAATATCAAACGAGTTACACTCAAAAAGGACGAGAAAATTGTCCTTGGCGAGCAgcaaaaaattatgaaattgaaaGCATCCCCGAAATCAGATCGTGGTGAAATTCCTCACTTTATTGAAAAACAGGACTCGGATGATATCCTAGAATTGGTTGAATACGATGAATCGCCGTGTCGCAAGCGCAACAAGGAAGAACAAGAACAGGATGAACTACCGAGTACAAGTGGTTCCAATGTACCACAGCCAGAGGAGATTATCGAGCTGCCGGTGGAGAAAGAGGAACCCGCTGCACCCACTGTGGAGGCGGAAGTAGAAGAAGGTGTCAAGGAGTCGGAGGATGAATCAAAAGAAAACGAAGCTCCACCTACCAAAACGCCACGTTTGAGACGTGAACATGTCTACGAGGAGATAGGACATGCTGACGTACCCGAGCAACCCATAATTGAGTTGGACTCTATTAAAAAGTCTCTAACACGTCAAGATAATCTAGCTCTTGATGATATAGAGGCTGGCAAACCTTTACCACTCGATCGCATGGGCAGCAGCGAAGAAGAtccagttgctgctgctgctgctggcgaTAAATCTGGAGCATTTTTGGCACCACTATCATCGATTGACTCGACTTCGTCGGATGAAGCAGAAAGAGCCCGTCTCGCCCAGTTATCTCCCGTGGCCGAGGAAAGTGATGAACCAACTGATATGAGCGATTTGCGACCCTCTCTGAAAAAAGAAGCTTCACCAGCACCATCAGACAAAAAGGTCACCTTCTCCCATGTGGAGGACGAGGCTGAACCTCATCGCGAAGATATCGAACTGCCAGAAGATATCTTGGAAGCAGCCAGCAATGCGGCGAAATGGAAGAATGAAAG TGATCATGAATATGAGCCTGTGGGCGGCGAATCATTGACATCAGCAGCGCCGTCCCCTTATAATGGCACTAGCCCCTCGCTACAATTACCAATACCCATGGACATTGATGGGCAGCTCAGCTCTGCTGCCACAACGCCACGCACTGAATCTCGCACTGATTATGAAATACACACAAGCCAGGTGGACTCGAGTGCTTTGGAGGAATTGCCATTGCAGCCGGAGAATAGGAAAAAAGGTTTCATGGCAACGGCCCAGGATCGTACAAAGAAAATGCAGGATGGCCTACGTCAACAGGCGGGTAAATTGCGCACCAAACTACGCACTGCCCAGCAATCGAAACCCAAACCTAAACCCATTTCGGGTAGTccaaaagccaaagccaaagaacGTAGACGCTTTAAAGCCCCCgaattttcaaaaatcaaaatgccTGAAATCAAACGACCCGATATGTCCAAGTTGAAGGAACTCAAACGACCCGAATTCACGAAATTTAATAAGCCAGATATGTCCAAATTCAAATTGCCCGAGAAATTCTCCACACTAAAACTGCGACGCAGCAAGAGTTTTAAAGAGAATGAAACAGAGACGCCAACAGATGAAACGGCTACTGCAGGTGGTGAAGCAACAGGCGGCGGTCAGCAGCCAAGTGCTCCCAAGAAGAAGTTTGAATTCAACTTTGGCACTTATCCGCGTGCCTTCCGAAAGAAAAAGCCAGAACCTGAAGCAGTTTCCCCAGTCATCGAGTCATCACTGGGCACTGAAGGTCTCAGTCTCAGTGTGATACCCAGCACAGAAACTCAGCCCTCACAAACGTCGACAAGTTCGCCGCAAGGTGATCGTGGTCCGGGTCCAGTTCGTTCACGCTGGGCGGATAAATTCTCAGATGTCAGCTACAATGACAGTGAGGGATCGCGCTATAGGCGATATGGTAGCGAATTGGAGAGTTTTGATCGCGAATCCTCATTGGAGCGACGCATGAAGGAGGATCTGGAAGGTGTGGAGGAGGATACGGCCAGTGAAGCTCAACCACAAACACAAATGGGCATTCTGGGTGGTGTGGCCGATAGCAAACAATTTGCCGAATTCGATGAAGAGAATCGAGCTATTCATGAGATTTCTAGCCAACGGTCTAGAGAATTTAAACGTCGTCCCATGGTGCACCAGGACTCAGATTTACGCTCTGAAGACAGTAGAGATGCGGAGGGCTGGACTGAGAAggatatacaaaaaaataaattgttacGCAAAGCTGAATTGGAGGCGGAAGCGGGATACTATAAGTATCAGGATCGACAGGATGCGCAGTCAACGGCAAGTTCTGGCAAGAAAGTTGTTATGGAACCGATTGACGACGATGAATTCTTTTTGCGAAAGCGTGGAATCTCAGAGGATAATATCCAATTGCGTCAGTACATTAGCGCCGCTATACGCGAAGGTTACGATATGCCAAATGCCCTTCAACATGTTGGTCACTCTGAGGAACAGGTGCGTAGCGAAGAATATGGTGACTATGATGTTCCACCACCAAAACCACGTCGCTTACATCGAAACTATCGTCCCGAATATGAAGACTCGCAGGAGTTCCAGCGTAGTGAATATGGCGATGATTTGTCCATGTCACAAAATGGCAGCGATTTTCTGCCAAAGCGACCATTGAGAAAAGCCCGTAGTCGTAGCAAGTATTCGGTGGATGGCAGCCAAGATATACCCTTGGCTGATGGCGCTAGTAGCATTCAGTACTTTGACGACGACGAGGAATATCTAAGACCTCCGACACGTGATGAGCAGCAACATACAACGGAATCTGAGCAAGCTCTCAATAATCTGAACTATAGTGAAAAAGGAGCTGAAACAGCCCTGGAAGAGACAGACGCAGTGGCAGTGGTGCAACAGCCACGACCTCAGGCACCAAGGCGCCAAAAGAGACGCACACGTGATGATGCATCTGTAGAGAAGGATACAGATTCTTTTATCAATGGCTTTGGTGGTAGATCAGTTTCGAATACCTTTTTGCAGCCACAGGAAGAT GTAATTGTTTATCGCACTGAACACGAATATCATCACGTACCGCTAGCCACGCCTGAAAACTTCACAGACGGTGCCTCGGCCCGCACCCAACGTTCCGAAGATGATCGCACCTCACGCGGTGCCGATTCCTTGATATTGGATATGCATACAAAAGTGAAGCcagaacaacaaaacaatGATAATGTGCCAAGAAATGTGGATGATGAAAAGTTTGTTATCGATATGCTGGAAAGCGATGG CTATGCTGTGGTCCGTAAAGAGCCATTGCCAAAACCCACACCACCGGCGAGGCGCAAGAAGTTTACACGTTCACCAGGCGAACGTTTCGCAACATTGCCCAGCATTCGTGGCTCTCGAGGTTCACCGCCGCCGGCCCGGCCACCACCTCCGCAGCAGTATATACCGAGTGAGGATTCGCCACTAGTTTTCCGCCGAAGATCAGCTACCAGTTTGGAAGAGATTCACAATACCCCGCTGCTCAAGTCGAA CTATGAAGCACAACCACAGCAGGAGGTTAAAGAAGAGGATGACTATGAAGAGCCTGGAGCTTATGGTCGCCCCGAATCACCGCGTTCGAATCTCCAATCTGGTGAGGTTATTAACAAGATGAAATTCCGACCGTTacctccaccgccacgaccaCCAAGAGAGAAACGTTCAACCAGAGGTGGTAGTGGAACATTGGACAGCTATGAGGATAGCGAACGAGTGGCCAGCTCTAGCACAGCTGATAGCTACGATCAAGGCGAGTTTGAGGTAGAGGTTTCCACGCAAACAGATCCACTGCCCGATGATTTTGTATGTGAAGAGTTTGAGATTACTGAGGACATGAAAATTATTGAGCCGCGACGCTCCACGGGCTCTGGCAACAAAACACTAGAGGATCTTTTGCGTAGTGTCCAAGCAGAGGACCACGATGAAGTCGACAGCAGTCGAGTTCTAACCGAGGATGAGCAACTGGCTAAGGGTTTGCAACGTTTCCGCGATGCCAATCAACGTTCCCTGTCAGAACGTTCGCGAGCTTCGTCTCAGGCGGATCGCTCTAAGTCATTAAGTCGTCCGCAAACACCTTCCTCTGCGGTGGTTATCGAACGGCGAGTTCCAACACCAAGTCTGACACAGGGCGAAGAAGATGCCACTGTTCAGGCATCGCTAATTGTTCGACCCATAAGTGCCGCCGATTTGGAGGATGAGGAACTGCGGCGTGAGGAGGAGGAACTGCGTCGAGAAGGTCTGCTATCGGACAGTTCGGTGCAAAGCAAATCAGATGTGGAAACAGCAGGTGAAGAGGAAGACCATGGGGAACTAGGTCTAAGCGACTATGGCGCCAGTTCGGCAGATTTGGATGCGGCAGTGGAACAATTGCAACACGCTCAGCTAGAGAGCGACTATGAGAGCAAGTTAGAGGATGATGAAGTCGAACGCACATTACGGGAGAGCGAGTATGAGGATGATCCAGGGGAAAAGTACTCTGATCATTATGAGGAAGATGAAGAGGAAACTTTCGACAAGCAGCTGACTGAACAAGAGCTGGATGAAGCACTCGAAAAGCAATTGCAGGAGGAAATGGAAAAGGAACTTGCAGCTTacagacaaaaagaaaaggaactTGCCTTGGCATTAGCTCTGGCTGATGAGGGACATCCACTTTCCGAAGAAGAACAGGCTCTTTCTGATGTCGAGCAGCCGCTTACCGAAGGGGAACAAAATATCCATTCGGAATCTGAACTGGAACCAGAACCCCTTGCTCTGCAGGTTGAGGAACCCATTATAAAGACCATCGCTATCGAACCCACCGAGGCCGAGGTAGAACTGAAATTTGTTGCCACCTTACCAACAGAAGCCAAGTATAGCCAAGAAGATGTCGACATTGAGGAGGAAGCAGTACCTCTACCGCCACCACGTCGCAAATCGACAACAACCCTCGACACTACAGCACCAACTACTGGTTTAACAATTGCAGAGCAAATTAGTCGAGAAGTGACCCCAGTACAATCGCTTCAACAGTCCCCACCAGAATCACTGCCAAGTCGCCTAGCTGAACTTGAAGTGGAGCGACTCCGTGTACATGCTCTTCAGGCTGGCCAAATCCAAGTATCACAATTGCATGGCAATCAGATCATAGCCGATGATTTGGAATGCAAATCGGGTGGGCTGGTGGTGAAGAATATTGAACTTCCACCTGGTTTCATTGAAGACATAGTCGAGCGTGTGCGAGAGCAGCGTCCATCACTGCTTTCGTCCGAGACGCAAACCAGCCGTCAGGCAAGTAGTGAACCGGCTACTAGCGATGTAGAACCTCCTACCAAACCGCCACGTCAGAGCAAAACAACCGAATCGACATCACCACCGAATCTCGACGAGCAGACACAAACTGATACTGGCATATTGCCACTTCCACCGCCACCTGCCGTATATCCTAGTGTGGAGTATCTGCAGTCATTGGCTCCCTTGGCCTTTTATAATCTGCAACGTTCGGCTGAAGCCGAACAGGCTGAAACGACTGCTGAACGCAAGGCACCGCACAAATGTCGGCGTCGTCATGTGCACGAGCCAATCGACCTTGACTCTGGGTCCGATGTAGAGGAACAACTGGTCGAACGACCACGTTCGCGTTCACGTTCACGTCGCTCCCGTACTAGAAGTGCCACTCAACCGTTGGAAGAATACGATGACGATCAGCCAAAGACTGTGGTTCAGGCAGGAGGACAATTCATCTCCGCCTGTAGCCTGGAACTGGTTAATATCATCAATCAATTGACAAACTATGTGCGAGGAGAGACAGTGGAGCCACAACAGCAGCCCAGAATATCTGCACTAATGGTGCTCTTTATATTAATTACTTTTGGCATCCTCGTCTTTTTGCTGACTGGCCGACAGGTGCACACACATCACTGGGACTACTTCAATCCGCCTGGCAACGAGGGCAGACAAACGTGA